In the genome of Candidatus Latescibacterota bacterium, one region contains:
- a CDS encoding DNA polymerase III subunit alpha: MSGAFIHLNARSCFSMLSGVCGVEELPAMAAAAGMDAIALTDIDNMCTIVPFAAACSEAGVRPIFGVELTDSVSVEDGGFEASAVLLARNGSGYSELCRMVTSRKLDEDFSFGEALKSVSDDVYVLSSDPHMLERLAGREHLRAKLPVIEGREYDRIRWRLSDLAARRKIMTVAAGPVAFARPRDHLAHRVLTAIRLRKTVGTLLPNEAEPRGAYFRTGREIEKVFGPDAGPVLETARIASDCHVDPGIGKRRLPRFMLPPGESAAEVLRRTTQRGLRKRLGSVSEREMTEALGMLEYELSVIEGKGLADYFLICWDIVRFASLRGMRSLGRGSAGNSLVSYALGITHVNPLRHNMFFERFLNPEREQLPDFDIDFATDDREEVLQYIFRRYGEDHVAMIGTYCTLRARSAIRETAKALGIPEGEVAPLIKMIPFYSSIDRLEDLRKVSPRAADLPLEQEPLKTLLPIAIRIGGFPRHMGTHPCGLVISPEPITDVMPLQRGDKGYEITQWSMYEVEDAGLVKIDILGQKGLAVIQEAAAMASSKGEKVLHPERIDYFNDPATKALLREGKTEGCFYIESPIMMQLMRQAKCEDFEVLTALSSIIRPGVSSHGGKQSYLRRSLGLEEVEKHHPAVEAVLCDTFGCLIYQEQVIRLAVAVAGMSYAEADGLRRCMSFKNTDGETFEGYREAFMSGAARKGIPDSVATDVFDRIAAFAGYAFCKAHSASFAVESFESAWWKAHYPAEFMAAVLSNGGGYYSFEEYLEEAKRIGLTVLPPCVNESGIRHSGSGRKLRVGFCQVKGLTTAAADAIIEHRPFASLDDFLSRMEISSREVESLIRCGAMTCFGRTRPELMWELQILSAAISAGREPALTSRAPAPGNLMAAIPPLEDYGLQESLSAEREILDMCISAHPLDMYTEPLRALATRRDLVTSLQIPSMTGREIDTVGWKVTGKATRTSGKGEEMLFITFSDREGRFEGIFFPETYRKTAKELVKGRGPFHIRGKVESELGVASVIVSDAALIR; encoded by the coding sequence TTGAGCGGGGCATTCATACATCTGAACGCCCGTTCCTGTTTTTCGATGCTTTCGGGCGTATGCGGGGTCGAGGAGCTTCCCGCAATGGCTGCGGCAGCGGGGATGGACGCGATCGCCCTCACCGATATCGACAATATGTGTACCATCGTACCTTTCGCTGCAGCCTGTTCGGAAGCGGGAGTCAGGCCGATCTTCGGAGTGGAGCTGACCGACAGCGTCAGCGTGGAGGATGGAGGCTTCGAGGCGAGTGCTGTGCTTCTGGCGAGGAACGGCTCGGGGTACAGCGAGCTATGCAGGATGGTCACGTCGAGAAAGCTCGATGAGGATTTTTCGTTCGGCGAGGCGCTCAAGTCGGTCTCGGACGATGTCTATGTACTCTCTTCAGATCCACACATGCTCGAACGCCTTGCGGGTCGCGAGCACCTTCGCGCCAAACTGCCGGTGATAGAGGGAAGGGAGTATGACAGGATTAGGTGGAGGCTCAGTGACCTTGCCGCCAGACGCAAAATCATGACGGTCGCCGCAGGCCCGGTCGCATTCGCCAGGCCGCGGGATCATCTAGCCCACCGTGTGCTCACCGCCATCAGGCTGCGCAAGACAGTGGGGACTTTACTGCCGAACGAAGCTGAGCCTCGAGGGGCGTACTTCCGTACTGGCAGGGAGATCGAGAAGGTCTTCGGGCCGGATGCGGGGCCGGTACTTGAGACCGCCCGCATCGCCTCCGATTGTCATGTCGACCCGGGAATCGGAAAGAGGCGCCTTCCACGATTTATGCTTCCCCCAGGCGAGTCGGCGGCGGAGGTGCTGCGCCGCACGACGCAGAGAGGGCTTCGAAAACGGCTCGGGAGCGTCAGTGAGCGCGAGATGACCGAAGCTCTCGGAATGCTGGAGTACGAACTCTCCGTGATAGAGGGGAAGGGACTGGCCGACTACTTTCTCATCTGCTGGGACATAGTGAGGTTTGCCTCGTTGCGCGGGATGAGGTCGCTCGGCAGGGGGTCGGCGGGGAACAGCCTCGTATCCTACGCCCTGGGCATCACTCATGTGAATCCTCTTCGCCACAACATGTTCTTCGAGCGCTTTCTCAACCCCGAGCGCGAGCAGCTTCCAGATTTTGACATAGATTTTGCCACGGACGACCGTGAGGAGGTCCTGCAGTATATCTTCCGCCGGTACGGGGAGGACCATGTCGCGATGATAGGGACCTACTGCACCCTGCGGGCGAGGTCGGCGATACGCGAGACGGCAAAGGCGCTCGGCATCCCCGAGGGGGAAGTGGCCCCACTGATCAAGATGATCCCGTTCTACTCTTCGATAGACCGGCTTGAGGACCTGAGGAAGGTCTCGCCGCGCGCGGCCGATCTGCCGCTGGAACAGGAGCCGCTGAAGACACTGCTGCCGATAGCGATCAGGATAGGGGGATTTCCCAGGCATATGGGCACCCACCCCTGCGGGCTCGTCATATCACCGGAACCGATCACAGACGTGATGCCGCTCCAGCGCGGCGACAAGGGATACGAGATAACACAGTGGTCGATGTACGAGGTCGAGGACGCGGGGCTGGTGAAGATAGACATACTCGGTCAGAAGGGACTTGCCGTGATACAGGAAGCAGCCGCAATGGCTTCGAGTAAAGGTGAGAAGGTCCTGCATCCGGAGAGGATTGATTATTTCAACGATCCGGCGACGAAGGCGCTTCTTCGCGAAGGAAAGACTGAAGGGTGTTTCTATATCGAGTCACCGATAATGATGCAGCTGATGCGCCAGGCGAAGTGCGAAGATTTCGAGGTGCTCACAGCGCTTTCGTCGATCATAAGGCCCGGCGTGTCGAGCCACGGGGGGAAGCAGTCGTACCTGCGAAGGTCGCTCGGCCTCGAAGAGGTCGAAAAACATCATCCCGCCGTTGAGGCGGTACTCTGCGATACATTCGGTTGCCTGATCTACCAGGAGCAGGTGATCAGGCTCGCAGTCGCCGTGGCGGGGATGAGCTACGCCGAGGCGGATGGGCTGCGGCGATGCATGTCATTCAAGAACACTGATGGAGAGACTTTCGAAGGGTACCGGGAGGCGTTCATGAGTGGGGCTGCCCGGAAGGGTATCCCGGACAGCGTCGCCACTGATGTCTTCGACCGGATAGCGGCCTTCGCCGGCTACGCCTTCTGCAAGGCTCATTCGGCCTCCTTCGCCGTCGAGTCGTTCGAGAGTGCGTGGTGGAAGGCACATTACCCTGCCGAGTTCATGGCAGCCGTCCTTTCCAACGGCGGGGGATATTACTCCTTCGAGGAATACCTGGAAGAGGCAAAACGGATCGGGCTGACCGTGCTTCCCCCATGCGTGAACGAGAGCGGGATCAGGCATTCGGGCAGCGGGCGCAAGCTGCGCGTGGGGTTCTGTCAGGTGAAGGGGCTGACGACTGCCGCGGCCGACGCGATCATCGAGCATCGACCGTTCGCTTCCCTCGATGATTTTCTGTCCAGGATGGAGATCTCGAGCCGTGAGGTCGAGTCGCTGATACGGTGCGGGGCCATGACCTGTTTCGGGCGTACACGCCCCGAACTGATGTGGGAACTTCAGATACTCAGCGCAGCGATCAGCGCTGGGCGGGAGCCAGCACTCACCAGCCGCGCGCCGGCCCCCGGGAATCTCATGGCGGCGATCCCCCCCCTGGAGGACTATGGCCTGCAGGAGTCGCTTTCGGCGGAGAGAGAGATCCTCGACATGTGTATCAGCGCCCATCCACTGGATATGTATACCGAGCCTCTCCGT